From Pyrenophora tritici-repentis strain M4 chromosome 1, whole genome shotgun sequence, the proteins below share one genomic window:
- a CDS encoding DNA polymerase delta subunit 4, translating to MPPKRKVSGPVVKPQQSTLAFHGSSNKVTKSGIKAPGAKQNILEAKTKDLEPETVEISNTEPTTIEAAIIEQTEQEVKAQQAESTREEDGARRISDAAIKKYWAAKEKQRLAPRVHQEDVKLHDKVLREFDMSAHYGPCTGIARLKRWKRAQRLNLDPPIEVLAVLLREQDASDDKDLDKMASQRSVVDELLNAKAEMDV from the exons ATGCCTCCCAAACGCAAAGTTAGCGGTCCCGTAGTCAAGCCGCAGCAGTCGACGCTTGCGTTCCACGGCTCGTCGAACAAGGTCACCAAGTCGGGCATCAAAGCACCGGGCGCAAAGCAAAACATACTCGAAGCAAAGACGAAGGATTTGGAGCCAGAAACTGTTGAAATATCAAATACCGAGCCTACAACCATCGAAGCTGCCATAATCGAGCAAACAGAGCAGGAGGTCAAGGCGCAGCAAGCAGAGAGCACACGGGAGGAAGATGGAGCGCGGCGCATATCCGATGCAGCCATCAAAAAATACTGGGCCGCGAAAGAGAAGCAGAGGCTAGCGCCCAGAGTGCACCAGGAAGATGTGAAGCTTCACGACAAGGTGCTTCGGGAGTTCGACATGAGCGCCCACTATGGC CCATGCACAGGAATCGCTCGATTGAAGCGTTGGAAGCGCGCGCAACGGCTCAATCTCGACCCACCGATCGAAGTGCTCGCGGTTCTGTTGAGGGAGCAGGATGCTTCGGATGACAAGGACTTGGATAAGATGGCTAGTCAGCGGTCGGTCGTGGACGAGCTGCTGAATGCGAAGGCCGAGATGGATGTATGA
- a CDS encoding CDC14, protein-tyrosine phosphatase, whose amino-acid sequence MAAAVARYPSMPRRSSTPPPHLSLNTTSHGVPAPIPNKHIPECSPGGLPATPPSTPPRQDSLIETSSITYPPDSYCSKFSDDPPVYTITADCMAQALEHLATQPLPNPEQVFPWMHGLHAENSIQLAFFSGRRRSARKVPRCIRSITVVKTGGNLSASKLKGAISPDELLDSTSSDTPKFLECDPRDGFSVRNFQIQACKLGMVSDIIVYGDHKTKQEDTIALAQKISKAQRQYEARNGFPRCLFNTFMLCDAFSVVQEKYPKLVAISPTGDMTGQVVDFFYWERYEMSAMSKASEISRNVFLGPTPDQALHPDCVGEEAYDMLIEATDLAHVPEARSLRALRMGLERVHRKSTLHMEFPSSGSIMPPTWSHSEVDGLMDMCKWMYELANPQEVRRTKRRREEEDEAIEMDDVTTPRKFLIHCTDGYTETTLLALAYFMYAEGLPVHDAWIQMHCDKGRNFFAYPSDVALLKAIQPRILQNSPRYNQSILDIPQPRWLTKLDGSLPSRILPYMYLGNLGHANNPELLRALGITRILSVGESLSWPEDLQKQLNWPIENFLMIDRVQDNGVDPLWGEFERCLKFIEAGKTEGGATLVHCRVGVSRSATICIAEVMKEMGLSFPRAYCFVRARRLNVIIQPHLRFTYELLKWEEYQRQRRNEPLRRELEWATVAREIALMNKPYAR is encoded by the exons ATGGCTGCTGCTGTCGCCAGGTATCCTTCTATGCCACGTCGTTCTTCGACGCCTCCACCGCACCTGTCCCTGAACACTACGTCTCATGGTGTGCCTGCTCCTATCCCCAACAAGCACATCCCGGAATGCTCGCCTGGTGGCTTGCCTGCGACTCCCCCATCAACACCTCCGCGACAGGACAGTCTTATCGAGACATCATCCATTACATACCCGCCTGATTCCTACTGCTCCAAATTCTCAGATGATCCGCCCGTCTACACCATCACTGCCGATTGCATGGCACAGGCACTAGAGCACCTTGCCACCCAGCCTCTCCCAAACCCTGAGCAGGTGTTCCCATGGATGCATGGACTTCACGCTGAGAATTCGATCCAGCTCGCTTTCTTTTCAGGTCGTCGCAGAAGCGCCCGAAAAGTCCCCAGGTGCATTCGCAGTATCACTGTTGTGAAGACTGGCGGGAACTTGTCTGCCTCCAAGCTGAAGGGTGCCATCTCGCCAGATGAATTGCTTGATTCTACGTCTTCTGATACACCCAAATTCCTCGAGTGCGACCCTCGAGATGGCTTCTCTGTGCGCAACTTCCAGATCCAGGCCTGTAAACTGGGCATGGTCTCGGATATCATCGTGTATGGTGACCACAAGACGAAACAGGAAGATACGATTGCACTGGCTCAGAAGATTTCAAAGGCTCAGAGGCAGTACGAAGCAAGGAACGGGTTTCCACGCTGCTTATTCAATACCTTCATGCTTTGCG ATGCCTTTAGTGTTGTTCAAGAAAAGTACCCAAAATTGGTTGCCATCAGCCCTACTGGGGACATGACGGGACAAGTTGTGGACTTCT TTTACTGGGAACGATATGAGATGAGCGCAATGTCCAAAGCCTCGGAGATCAGCAGGAATGTTTTCTTGGGTCCCACGCCCGACCAAGCATTGCACCCAGATTGTGTGGGCGAGGAGGCGTACGACATGCTCATCGAAGCGACTGATCTTGCCCACGTGCCCGAAGCACGTTCGCTACGAGCGCTCCGAATGGGTCTGGAGCGAGTCCACCGCAAGTCTACCCTGCACATGGAGTTCCCGTCGTCCGGAAGCATCATGCCGCCTACTTGGTCGCATAGTGAAGTCGACGGTCTCATGGATATGTGCAAATGGATGTACGAACTAGCGAACCCACAAGAGGTCAGACGAACCAAGCGAAGAAGggaagaggaagatgaaGCTATCGAGATGGACGATGTTACCACACCACGCAAGTTTTTGATACATTGCACGGATGGCTACACCGAGACGACGCTTCTTGCACTCGCGTACTTTATGTATGCCGAAGGTCTGCCCGTTCACGATGCTTGGATTCAGATGCATTGCGACAAAGGCCGAAACTTCTTTGCATACCCTTCTGACGTTGCGCTATTGAAAGCGATACAACCTCGCATTCTCCAAAACTCACCTCGCTACAACCAGAGTATTCTGGACATTCCGCAACCACGTTGGCTTACCAAGCTCGATGGTAGTCTGCCCAGCCGGATCTTGCCATACATGTACCTCGGCAATCTTGGTCATGCCAATAACCCGGAGCTGCTCCGCGCCCTTGGCATCACCCGCATTTTGAGCGTTGGAGAATCGCTGTCTTGGCCGGAGGATCTCCAGAAGCAACTCAATTGGCCTATCGAGAACTTCTTGATGATCGACCGCGTCCAAGACAATGGCGTTGATCCTCTCTGGGGCGAATTTGAGCGCTGCCTCAAGTTCATCG AAGCAGGAAAGACCGAAGGTGGAGCTACACTCGTGCACTGCCGTGTTGGTGTGTCACGTTCGGCAACTATTTGCATCGCCGAAGTTATGAAGGAAATGGGCCTATCCTTTCCTCGTGCCTA CTGCTTCGTGCGGGCCCGGCGTCTTAATGTAATAATCCAACCCCATCTTCGATTCACGTATGAACTACTCAAATGGGAAGAGTATCAGCGTCAGAGACGCAACGAGCCTCTTCGCCGCGAACTGGAATGGGCTACCGTCGCGCGCGAGATCGCGTTGATGAACAAGCCCTATGCCAGATGA
- a CDS encoding scavenger mRNA decapping enzyme → MTSTTPPDVARHVESLIPKFRLTRLLNSDQAGRRISLFGTIDDKPALLLAERAAFDTTPDNLSHFPTSLRNIKNLGANDIYAWFLANSNPQQEHPPPDFKLNLIYPCTEKHVKKYESQRLRLVTETPEIYANHVRPYMRAQREKGALNWVYNIIEGRTEQEDVMYRESGDEGFLLLPDLNWDRKTMGSLHLLGIVERRDIWSLRDLEKGMAGWVRHMREKMVEATVGLYPEIERDELKLYVHYQPTYYHFHIHIVHVSLEAGSTQATGKALGLENIISQLETMAPSSSSASAGMQDVSLTYHLGERSDLWEKVYLPLKEGRRVNVDDF, encoded by the exons ATGACATCTACAACACCTCCAGATGTCGCCCGCCATGTCGAATCCCTCATCCCCAAGTTCCGCCTAACCCGCCTCCTAAACTCCGACCAAGCCGGCCGCCGCATCTCCCTCTTCGGCACCATTGACGACAAACCCGCCCTCCTCCTCGCCGAGCGCGCCGCCTTCGACACCACCCCAGACAACCTCTCCCACTTCCCGACCTCGCTCCGCAACATCAAAAACCTTGGCGCAAACGACATCTACGCCTGGTTCCTGGCAAACTCGAACCCACAGCAAGAGCACCCGCCCCCAGACTTCAAGCTCAACCTCATCTACCCCTGCACGGAGAAGCATGTCAAAAAGTACGAGTCGCAGCGTCTCCGCCTTGTGACCGAGACACCAGAGATTTATGCGAATCACGTGCGGCCGTATATGCGGGCGCAGCGCGAAAAGGGCGCGTTGAACTGGGTGTACAACATCATCGAAGGTCGTACAGAGCAGGAGGATGTCATGTACCGTGAGTCTGGTGACGAGGGCTTCTTGCTGCTTCCCGACCTCAATTGGGACCGCAAGACCATGGGGAGTCTGCACTTGCTAGGTATAGTGGAACGAAGAGACATTTGGAGTCTGAGGGATTTAGAAAAGGGAATGGCGGGGTGGGTGAGGCACATGCGGGAGAAGATGGTCGAGGCGACGGTAGGCTTGTATCCTGAGATTGAGAGGGATGAGTTGAAGCTTTATGTGCATT ATCAACCGACTTACTACCACTTTCATATTCACATCGTTCATGTGTCGCTAGAGGCGGGGAGCACGCAGGCTACCGGTAAAGCACTTGGTCTGGAGAACATCATTTCCCAGCTCGAAACTATGGCACCTTCCTCGTCTTCTGCGTCTGCGGGTATGCAAGATGTGAGCTTGACTTATCATCTTGGCGAGAGGAGTGATCTATGGGAGAAGGTTTATTTGCCCTTGAAAGAGGGACGAAGAGTTAACGTAGACGATTTCTGA
- a CDS encoding ubiquitin carboxyl-terminal hydrolase isozyme L3, with product MASDASPDVPKGRKRFIPLENNPDVMTGLVHKLGLSDKLAFQDVFSIDDPELLAFVPRPAHALLLVFPVSKTYEQFRVQEDKDKAEYEGHGPDEEVVWYKQTIGNACGPDSNLAKLVDDAIPLKPMERADLLYESQALESAHRDAASGGDTAAPAADSDVDLHYVCFIKSENNHLWELDGRRKGPLDRGALDPADDVLSEKALDLSVRSFLKREQEAGEGEIRFSLIALVEPF from the exons ATGGCTTCGGATGCGTCACCGGATGTGCCCAAGGGCAGGAAAAGATTCATTCCTCTAG AAAACAACCCAGATGTTATGACCGGACTGGTTCACAAGCTCGGTCTATCCGACAAGCTTGCATTCCAGGACGTCTTCAGTATTGACGATCCCGAACTGCTCGCCTTTGTCCCGCGCCCTGCACATGCTCTGCTCCTCGTGTTTCCTGTCAGCAAAACATATGAGCAGTTCCGCGTGCAAGAAGACAAAGACAAGGCCGAGTATGAGGGACACGGCCCGGATGAGGAGGTTGTTTGGTACAAGCAGACAATTGGAAACGCCTGCG GGCCCGACTCGAATCTCGCCAAGCTAGTCGACGACGCGATACCGCTCAAACCCATGGAGCGCGCCGACCTTCTATACGAGTCTCAAGCACTCGAGAGCGCACACCGGGATGCTGCCTCAGGTGGTGACACTGCTGCGCCCGCAGCCGATTCCGACGTCGATCTACATTATGTCTGCTTCATAAAGTCGGAAAATAACCATCTGTGGGAGTTGGACGGCCGTCGCAAGGGCCCCCTTGACCGCGGTGCGTTGGATCCCGCAGACGATGTCCTCAGCGAAAAGGCTCTCGACCTTAGTGTACGTAGCTTCCTCAAGCGCGAGCAAGAGGCAGGTGAAGGCGAGATACGCTTCAGCCTCATCGCACTCGTCGAACCGTTTTAG
- a CDS encoding plasma membrane G-protein coupled receptor, protein MANVAISLLRCLAFLPLVSCFLMNSINHSEYTSLDTRDVQRTLRVRIAALVCSSVSITASLTALYWFCRMEKRFRHRLIMLLVYGDLMRASWFFIAAVVMLVHGTVRTESAFCQSSGFLIQYGTETSGKMADSGSLHFLTIVDFAVLVIAVHSALQVFNPSSQMTSDGLYPYRRFVYALAFLVPGLMASLAFVNPDWGYISLGAFCTLPIRPFWYRLALTWIPRYMIALIILGLAIAIYAYVGYEFRRYDTMSQSTGNSTTDIGTGTRETRFSLSGKEEDYRGATRPENPDILGSRDWAPSTGHDNEISQRRGSSVSFLCAGPGAATTLNRASSATPSTKTQSLPASTLHLPLERNDTIRPPLFAIPSGNTIRTAISTDDIQICSPSRAIDNILLTITKTTTQDPDSVDTEPTPIISQPPNSQNTSPRSPGARQMARQRSRIHRQLRLMFIYPLVYTLMWLLPFVQHCTNYQDHYVQHPIYFLRLGSTICITSMGFVDCVIFSLREKPWRKIPSSDGTLWVC, encoded by the exons ATGGCCAATGTTGCAATCTCGCTTCTTCGCTGTCTGGCTTTCCTCCCTTTGGTGTCGTGCTTCCTCATGAACTCCATCAACCATTCGGAATATACGTCTCTCGACACTAGGGACGTGCAGCGCACGCTCAGAGTCCGGATAGCGGCTCTCGTGTGCTCTTCCGTGAGCATAACAGCGTCGTTGACAGCTTTGTACTGGTTCTGCCGCATGGAGAAGCGCTTTCGGCATCG CCTTATCATGCTACTTGTGTATGGCGACTTGATGCGCGCCTCCTGGTTCTTCATCGCTGCGGTGGTAATGCTGGTTCATGGTACCGTGCGAACAGAATCCGCCTTTTGCCAGTCGAGCGGGTTTCTCATACAATATGGAACCGAGACCAGTGGTAAGATGGCTGATTCTGGTTCCCTTCATTTCCTGACTATTGTAGATTTCGCCGTCCTCGTCATTGCAGTCCATAGCGCCCTGCAAGTCTTCAATCCCTCGAGCCAAATGACGTCAGACGGGTTATACCCGTACCGGCGGTTTGTCTACGCCCTTGCATTCCTTGTTCCTGGACTTATGGCCAGTCTGGCCTTTGTGAACCCGGACTGGGGCTATATCTCGCTAGGGGCATTTTGTACTCTACCTATCCGCCCGTTTTGGTATAGACTGGCGTTAACCTGGATTCCGAGATACATGATCGCGCTCATAATTCTTGGCTTGGCCATTGCGATTTATGCATATGTTGGCTATGAGTTTAGGAGATATGATACAATGAGTCAAAGTACTGGAAACTCGACCACTGATATAGGGACAGGTACGAGAGAGACACGGTTTTCATTAAGTGGGAAAGAAGAAGACTATAGAGGAGCGACAAGGCCAGAAAACCCGGACATATTGGGTTCAAGAGATTGGGCGCCGTCTACGGGTCATGATAACGAGATTTCACAGCGTCGTGGGTCTTCGGTCTCGTTCCTCTGTGCTGGACCTGGAGCAGCGACAACACTGAACCGCGCTTCTTCGGCCACGCCCTCTACCAAGACACAGTCTCTGCCAGCAAGCACATTGCACCTCCCTCTGGAACGCAACGACACTATCAGACCACCACTCTTCGCCATTCCCTCCGGCAACACCATCAGAACTGCCATCTCCACCGACGACATACAGATTTGCTCCCCATCAAGGGCAATAGATAATATCCTCCTTACCATTACCAAGACCACAACTCAAGATCCTGACTCTGTTGACACAGAACCCACTCCCATCATCTCTCAGCCACCCAATTCGCAAAACACGTCCCCCAGATCTCCCGGCGCTCGCCAAATGGCGCGTCAACGCTCTCGCATCCACCGCCAACTCCGCCTCATGTTCATTTATCCCCTCGTCTACACACTAATGTGGCTACTGCCTTTTGTGCAGCACTGCACCAACTATCAAGACCACTACGTACAGCATCCAATCTATTTCCTACGCCTCGGCAGCACCATCTGTATCACCAGCATGGGATTCGTAGACTGTGTAATCTTCTCGCTGAGAGAGAAGCCGTGGAGGAAGATTCCGAGCTCCGATGGGACGCTTTGGG TTTGCTGA